TTCCTTGATTGGATTGGTTTTTTGATCCAATAACCAAGATGATCAAAATATTGTCAATTTTCCAAACTAGGTGGAAGAGAGAGAGTACGAGAGATGATGGACTCATATGCGAATAAGTTGGAGGAACCTCCTATTAGAAGACATTAAAGCATAAAACTCTTCCAGAGCTCCAATTTCCCTAGATAGCTtatttcattaaataaaaatgttcAGTAACATATATATCCCTAATCAAATGTATGGATCATAATGCTTAGAAGAGCTAATGCTAGAAATTACGACATTTGGAATCAACAAAAGACCCAATAAACTGCCAACCAAAAGCTTAAGGTTTTATCCTGCACTAGACACTTCATCTAGGAAGAGTAGACACTTGGAAAGCCACATGAAATCAGTTCTCCCTGCAAAAGGACGTGGGCGCGGGTGTGTGTGTGATATTGTGGGTATTCTTTAATATGATTTATTGCCATCAGGAATTTCCAGCTGCATGAACGCATGTAACAAAACTTTTGCATGACAACTGAACACTCTACCTGATAGGAACAATGTGTGGGCAACTGAAATAATGAAAATCAGATGAGCCTTTTGCCAATTTGCACATTTGAGATAATGTTCAAGGGCCTTCAAGAGATCCCCCCGGTAATTGAAGTAAACTGCCTGTATTCAATCAAGTAAAATACATCCATTAACATGAAAACCTCGTAGGCAAATGCCAAACTCTTTCCAGTAAAAAGGATAAACAACTTAAGAACATATATAGAAAGAAAGATTGAAGAAAAGAGATTAGGAAAATAATCTCAATCACAGCACAAACTTAAAATTTACAACACAATTGTGTTACCAATATCACGTGTACTCCAAAGGAGCGGGCAACAGAAGCGTGTTTTCAGGAGATAATGCAGAAATGACGATTGGTTTTATTAAGTCATACCATAATGTTTGAAAGTTTCTTATAAATTATTTTGAGCGTAGGCATGCACACTTTTGTATGCCCCATATCAAGTGAACTCTTCAATATGATGATCATGACCAAGGTAAAAAGCAAATTATAGCCATGTATATGTTCACACAAGTTGGCAAGTGAAGCTGGGAGGATATACAAATCTTGCTTCTTTGCAAGGGCATCTACATGTTTGATAAATTTGGACAGGGAGGCAGAAAAGGAGAAGGGCCTTTCAGATATGAAAATATGCAATATTAATAATTGGTTTCATAGGCCTGAGGAACCTCTTTCATAGAATATTTAATCCACGGTTGTTTATCAAGGAGAATGTGCACATTTATGGATGGAAACATATCTACTTGTTTACACTGAAGCATGTATGACATCCACCATAATCATTCAAGATATATCCAAAAGCCAAGCAGGGCATTGATCAGCAAAAATGCAACTGCATAAATCAACAGCATACCATAGCTTCATGCAACCATGCCTCTGGTATGTCAAGGTTTTCAATGAACTGACGCTGTGATTCATCTGAACTCCAAGTTTCACAGTACTGAAACAAAATTTCCCGAATCACAGTAGCTTGAAGATGTGGATTTTCCTCAGAATAGGGCATATGAAGGACCACATAGATTGCCCAATGGCATTGCCCAGTGCACAACAACTGGGAAACAAGTCCCATGtcaagaagatgaagatcattagaaataaaaatgcCAGCAGCTTCCAATACTGCTCGTTGATGCCAGATCATATGGTAGTCAAGTGGATCATTTGTTGAAGAGAAGGCACTCAACATGGTTTTCAGAAAGCCAAATTTACCTTCTCCATTGGCATGAAGAAGCATAAGATAATATGAGAGATCAAAGTGTCTCCCAGTGAAATTTATGGCCCCTTCAACAGGTCCTTCGTCAATGTAGATTGGAAGAGGATATGGAGCCTTACCATCATCAAGGAGATGCTGATAAGTTTGAAAAGTAGTGGACAAAGATGTATGAGGTGCTTGCCGATACCACATCAATAATCCTAAGAACCTCTTCCAGTCAATTTTTATACCATTTAAAGCAGCATGAATGTCACCAGAGAGCAACTCATAGAGCCGTATTCTCTCCTTCTCAATGAATCTGAAGTCCAGCCCATTGATCCTCCAAAGATCAAGTTGTCGTGCAACATCAGCTCGGTTTACCATGGATCCACCAGCTTGACTCAACAAACAAGCCAATCTAACATCTCCTCTAGAAACAGCTATTTCAACAGCCCTATCCAGTTGTCGCCCAGTCAAGAGTAAGAAAATGTGTTCAAGATAACTGGATTCATCAAGAGAACTCACTTCCTCTTGGACACGGTGGCAAACACTTTCTTGCAACCAACAACTGAACTCTGCTCTTCGAATAAGAGGAAGTGATTCGTGATCAATTTCCAGAGAACCTTCCTTTGTATCCTGCATCATGTCTTCTTCATTGTCAGAACCCACTGATTTTGACTGTCCACTATTTTCCCTTTCAGAGAAAAGAACTTTTATTAGTTCCCATATCATCACTTGATGCATCAATACTAACCGTGCTAGTGATGACAGTCCAGGAATCTCTAGTTGCTTTTCAATTATATCTATATAGCTCCGACAAATCTCTCCAAGCATTATCCGATCAGAAACAATTTTTTGAAGCCTTAATTTGAAACCTCCCACCTCGACTTCTCTAGTTTCACGATTTATTGCTTTGTGGAGATTCAGAGGAGAGTCAAAAGTAAACTCAAGTAGATCCTTGTTAGCTTTATTATTTTCATCTCTGACAACTCTATCAATTGCAACCTTCTCTACATTAATTATAGAAGATAATAGCCTCTGAGAATCACCACATGCAACTGGAGCACCAGAATGCACAAGGACCCCATTTGGACCCCATCCTACACGAAATGACCTACCCATGAACAAGCCAGCATCAACAATGTTGCGAGAATGGCTTCCAGTTATTGGTGTGTCATGCTTCAGGTCCAACTTAAATCCTTCTCCCCTTGTTGTCTTTAAAGGTAAGCCCTTCTTTTGCTGGGCCATCAAGATGGTACCAGGGGAACTAGAATCAAAACTACCAGGGTGGTATTCAAGCAGAGCCAATGGCGTTTTCCTTACAAAAGGCATGCTAATTCTATGGTTCATCTTCTGATTGGAATTCTGTAAAGGATTTCTTGCAATTTCTTTACCAGAAGACAACTTCTGATGTGATGGGTCACTAAAAGTCTCATTCTCAGCTTCTTCCTCAGCAGGAAACATCAACATCCTCATCTCTTTCATCTTGACAGGATCAAGACCAAGATGTGCAGGCAGAGAATGATAAAGCATTGGTCCAGAGGGCTCTAAATCAGCTTGGGTTTCTCCATTTGCATCAGAAGTCTCACCACCATTCATTTCATTTGGCCCTTCAATAGCTGTAGCATCATCCATTGTaatatcttcctcatcatcttcACTCAATCCAAACCTGCTGAAATGGCTTACTAAAAACTTCCATTCACCATTTTCTGGATCATATGAAATGAAAGAAGCTCCCTGCCTCTCCAATATCTGTTTCAATTTCATCAAAATATTGCTCGGCAGCCCATTCAAATCATACAAACTCATTTGTAGGGTCAGAGTAACTTCAGCAGATTTATTAAGGCCCTGGCCAACTGCAGGTTTAGCACTTTCATCTTCATACACAACAATTTCGTGCCTATTAAACTTAATAATATGATCCAAATCTAGCCCCCTAATATCAGTCACTCCAAGAAATTTGACACAGCCACAACCTAATCTTCCAACAGTGAAATCTGGAACTCGACTGCAATAACCAGGATCTACAAGTTCTTGGACAGCCAAATCAGACAAGGAAGGTTCCATATAATAATCTGCAGACCGCAATATGGGTAATGAAGATTCAATCTCTTCTAATATGTCAAAATATTTATCATGGCTTGGAGATATTCTTCTTTTCTTGAATTGAGTCTGTAAACTAGAAGTCCTTCCTGAGCAATCCAGTTCATAGGAAATATCAACAGGACTATTGCTTATTGGACTTTGAAGTCCATTGGAATTCCCTGGCAGCATGACAAAAACATTTCCATTTCCATTATATAAACGAAGTAGTGGCATGAGTAACTAAAGTAAAACATTATGTCAACATTAACCATTATTGGGAACAATTGAGCTGCTGAAAAGAACAGATGCAGAAAATGAAAGAAACTTGAATTACTATGGAATTTCAAACTATCAGCATGAAGAGAAGACGAAAacaataaagaaagaaagaaagaaaattgtAAACAACAAGAGGAGAGATGCAGAGTTAGCAATGAGAACTTCAATTTGCATCTTAactgatatttaaaactaacaGCTGGAAACACAATCAAACGCTAGCGGATATAAGTACTTTCGGTTTTATGCAGCTGTTACAAAGAAGAGCTTTACATCTGTCCAAGAAGCTTCTCATGGAAAATTGGGAACTTCAAGCTATGCTGTGTCTGAGCATGTTAGAGCTCTTGATGAGATCGGTCGACTTGGGTGGATACCACCGTTCGTGATATGTTAATTCAAAGGAGCAGGGAAAAGAGTAATGGTAAACTCAACTAGAACAACGGCAGTGACCGAAGAAAGTAATGATTGTCAGCACATCGACGGGAGAAAGGGCAAAAAGAACGACCGGCGACGTTGTTGGCAGCTGATGATGGCTAGGGCTTTTGACAGATCGTGGGTgtagagaaaaaaaatttggtCATTTCAATTTCCCAACAGCTTCTTCACAGCATGACAGTTTACATTATGCTTTCTACCTGTCACATTTCTTCAGGGAACCAAATAGAATGCCGATAAAATAAAACCCTCACCGCAAAAGCAAGATCCGAGGAAAGACCGGCGAACATCAAATTCGCCAGAGAGCTTTCAGCTCTTcaattattgttaaaaaataaattcgAGCCTTTCGGACAACCATAAGAAACAGAAAGTAagaaaataacgaaataatGGAGAATTACCGGAAGGCCGAATAAGAGAAGGAGAGTCCATGATCCTCGAAGAAAAAGAACACAGTGGAAGAGAGAAGAATCTAGGGTTGTTTCAGCTAGAATAGGTTGTCATGTATTTGCTGTCTTCGGTAATCTGATTCTGCTGTGGTACTAAACTTAGCTCGCAGCGGCGAAGTCTGGTGGTGAAGACCCAAAGAGGGAAAACTCTCTGCTTGGTTTGAAATTTTGCTCTTTCCCTGCATTTTATTTAACAACACTGATGATgaaagtataattgaaataacaCTTcctatgggtaaattacacataGCGACttaactttactcatttttacATTATGCCACCAAactttaaaacaaaatataaaaactattaAATTTTACTCTTTTTTACATAAAAGTCAACCTAATCCTGACCAGTCATTGTGATATTTTACTCACTAGTCTCATTGTGAGCGGCGGAATCATTTTCTCTCGtgtgaattttaattttaatttacagAGTGAATGATCATCGAATTAATAAAATGTGTGAATGGATCACGACAGAATGAA
The window above is part of the Euphorbia lathyris chromosome 3, ddEupLath1.1, whole genome shotgun sequence genome. Proteins encoded here:
- the LOC136224860 gene encoding nuclear pore complex protein NUP96; protein product: MDSPSLIRPSGNSNGLQSPISNSPVDISYELDCSGRTSSLQTQFKKRRISPSHDKYFDILEEIESSLPILRSADYYMEPSLSDLAVQELVDPGYCSRVPDFTVGRLGCGCVKFLGVTDIRGLDLDHIIKFNRHEIVVYEDESAKPAVGQGLNKSAEVTLTLQMSLYDLNGLPSNILMKLKQILERQGASFISYDPENGEWKFLVSHFSRFGLSEDDEEDITMDDATAIEGPNEMNGGETSDANGETQADLEPSGPMLYHSLPAHLGLDPVKMKEMRMLMFPAEEEAENETFSDPSHQKLSSGKEIARNPLQNSNQKMNHRISMPFVRKTPLALLEYHPGSFDSSSPGTILMAQQKKGLPLKTTRGEGFKLDLKHDTPITGSHSRNIVDAGLFMGRSFRVGWGPNGVLVHSGAPVACGDSQRLLSSIINVEKVAIDRVVRDENNKANKDLLEFTFDSPLNLHKAINRETREVEVGGFKLRLQKIVSDRIMLGEICRSYIDIIEKQLEIPGLSSLARLVLMHQVMIWELIKVLFSERENSGQSKSVGSDNEEDMMQDTKEGSLEIDHESLPLIRRAEFSCWLQESVCHRVQEEVSSLDESSYLEHIFLLLTGRQLDRAVEIAVSRGDVRLACLLSQAGGSMVNRADVARQLDLWRINGLDFRFIEKERIRLYELLSGDIHAALNGIKIDWKRFLGLLMWYRQAPHTSLSTTFQTYQHLLDDGKAPYPLPIYIDEGPVEGAINFTGRHFDLSYYLMLLHANGEGKFGFLKTMLSAFSSTNDPLDYHMIWHQRAVLEAAGIFISNDLHLLDMGLVSQLLCTGQCHWAIYVVLHMPYSEENPHLQATVIREILFQYCETWSSDESQRQFIENLDIPEAWLHEAMAVYFNYRGDLLKALEHYLKCANWQKAHLIFIISVAHTLFLSANHSEIWRLATSMEDHKSEIENWDLGAGIYVSFYLLKSSLQEGNDSMSELDSLDSKNSSCREFLGHLNESLAVFGDRLPIDARVAYSKMAEEMSDLLLSNVSKGPTRDGQLSCFETVFCAPVPEDIRSNHLQDAVSLFTCYLSEMAN